In a genomic window of Labilithrix sp.:
- a CDS encoding glycosyltransferase family 39 protein — MSDSEKPPAPDDDEKAPSAPAQATAAEETAAEEEEKEGEPAAAAAEEEPTAPEPERVLAEPGGPAWLPLALSAAVAALFFLVLPPLTKSGLWDPYELNVADLSRRIALNLHGASALALEATDNSLPHLNDLGRPQLPFTSIALGFKLFGLHEWSGRLPLAIWGIVGVLVTFGFVARLVDRRAALFSAVALTTMPLYFVHARTMLGDIVMMTSFAMIFGGFAVAVFGRREDDTNDTPTRVLWLALALVGCAAGFFTRGAFIGVGVPALAVAVAHAIAAGNGQRFDGVARAAALTAGAIGLVFCYLGLRALGADKADDQTVIWAGALLKAPNRYPTFDFIVGHVAPSLAPWSAFAPFAIGRLFAAPPLADKAGAAFARESQARLLLLVGGAAALVAHAWIAARVDLVTFSGPAVIAAVCGIALRDYERGAHPSLAVGVGTAVLLGCMHHELHNLPEKAFQAFSVAAGATFPESFKAKSLQLWTIVLVGFAGISFLTWVERDPEREPFEPKGYLRVVLALRDAWDGMLALAYFAIVAGASLAGLAVWFGTRQHAKWLPTLSSQMRELVLNAWWLTAFAPLAVIFAVYFWSDVWVWAFDRAEGRFASAGVTLKERIIKAGTRGFEPFEELAARLKEHPLKDSIWKLLVGRLEVKMDALEPGIGPVCVLLLVPLMYLQVPGIVFAALYWKLQLKPIVAVALAIPSGVALFLILGFIGDLFRGSRAAFLVTFGVTVGAVLCVSFYPALANQLSPKEIFESYQRVHKTNEPLALFGVGGRTAAYYAGGQPIVLKDTASAYEWLAAAEPGTRRFAAVRADELGRLNRTYRERTGTGQNLPVLDARSSQIILVASSLAEGEKNQNPLGRIILSAPPAKVQRRLDANLEDKLAVLGYDIVDANGRMVESVSPGKKYHMRTYLKVLQNIGQEWQMFIHIDGFHRRHNGDHVVCEGKYPMTQWLKDDLLMDDHEFSLEPNFSPGPYTVYFGFFIGETRLKTKTGGDNENRVNGGTLRVQ; from the coding sequence ATGTCCGACTCCGAAAAGCCGCCCGCGCCCGACGACGACGAGAAGGCACCGTCCGCCCCGGCCCAAGCGACCGCGGCCGAGGAGACCGCGGCCGAGGAGGAGGAGAAGGAGGGCGAGCCCGCGGCCGCCGCGGCCGAGGAGGAGCCCACGGCGCCGGAGCCGGAGCGCGTGCTCGCGGAGCCCGGCGGGCCGGCGTGGTTGCCGCTCGCGCTCTCGGCGGCCGTGGCGGCGCTGTTCTTTCTCGTGCTGCCGCCGCTCACGAAGAGCGGGCTCTGGGACCCCTACGAGCTGAACGTCGCGGACCTGTCGCGGCGCATCGCGCTGAACCTGCACGGCGCGTCGGCGCTCGCGCTCGAGGCGACCGACAACTCGCTCCCGCACCTCAACGACCTCGGGCGCCCCCAGCTCCCGTTCACCTCGATCGCCCTCGGCTTCAAGCTCTTCGGCCTCCACGAGTGGTCGGGCCGCCTGCCGCTCGCGATCTGGGGCATCGTCGGCGTCCTCGTCACGTTCGGCTTCGTCGCGCGCCTCGTCGATCGCCGCGCCGCCCTCTTCTCCGCCGTCGCCCTCACGACGATGCCGCTCTACTTCGTGCACGCGCGCACGATGCTCGGCGACATCGTGATGATGACGTCGTTCGCGATGATCTTCGGCGGCTTCGCGGTCGCCGTCTTCGGCCGGCGCGAGGACGACACGAACGACACGCCGACGCGCGTGCTCTGGCTCGCGCTCGCCCTCGTCGGCTGCGCCGCCGGCTTCTTCACGCGCGGCGCGTTCATCGGCGTCGGCGTGCCCGCCCTCGCGGTCGCGGTCGCGCACGCGATCGCGGCGGGGAACGGACAGCGCTTCGACGGCGTCGCGCGCGCGGCCGCCCTCACCGCTGGCGCGATCGGCCTCGTGTTCTGTTACCTCGGCCTCCGCGCGCTCGGCGCGGACAAGGCCGACGACCAGACCGTGATCTGGGCCGGCGCGCTCCTCAAGGCCCCCAACCGCTACCCCACCTTCGATTTCATCGTCGGCCACGTCGCGCCGTCGCTCGCGCCGTGGAGCGCGTTTGCTCCCTTCGCGATCGGTCGCCTCTTCGCCGCGCCGCCGTTGGCGGACAAGGCCGGCGCCGCGTTCGCGCGCGAGAGCCAGGCGCGGCTCCTCCTCCTCGTGGGGGGGGCGGCGGCGCTCGTCGCCCACGCGTGGATCGCGGCGCGCGTCGATCTCGTCACCTTCTCGGGGCCGGCCGTCATCGCCGCGGTCTGCGGCATCGCCCTCCGCGACTACGAGCGCGGCGCGCATCCGTCGCTCGCGGTCGGCGTCGGCACCGCGGTGCTGCTCGGGTGCATGCACCACGAGCTCCACAACCTCCCCGAGAAGGCGTTCCAAGCGTTCTCCGTCGCGGCGGGCGCGACGTTCCCCGAGAGCTTCAAGGCGAAGTCGCTCCAGCTCTGGACGATCGTCCTCGTCGGCTTCGCGGGGATCTCGTTCCTCACCTGGGTCGAGCGCGATCCCGAGCGGGAGCCGTTCGAGCCGAAGGGCTACCTCAGGGTCGTCCTCGCGCTCCGCGACGCGTGGGACGGCATGCTCGCGCTCGCGTACTTCGCGATCGTCGCGGGCGCGTCGCTCGCCGGCCTCGCGGTCTGGTTCGGCACGCGCCAGCACGCGAAGTGGCTGCCGACGCTCAGCTCGCAGATGCGCGAGCTGGTCCTCAACGCGTGGTGGCTCACCGCCTTCGCGCCGCTCGCCGTCATCTTCGCGGTCTATTTCTGGAGCGACGTCTGGGTCTGGGCGTTCGATCGGGCGGAGGGGCGCTTCGCGAGCGCGGGCGTCACGCTGAAGGAGCGCATCATCAAGGCCGGGACGCGCGGCTTCGAGCCGTTCGAAGAGCTCGCCGCGCGGCTGAAGGAGCACCCGCTCAAGGACTCGATCTGGAAGCTGCTCGTCGGGCGCCTCGAGGTCAAGATGGACGCTCTCGAGCCCGGGATCGGTCCCGTCTGCGTGCTGTTGCTCGTGCCGCTCATGTACCTCCAGGTGCCGGGCATCGTGTTCGCGGCGCTCTACTGGAAGCTGCAGCTGAAGCCGATCGTCGCCGTCGCGCTCGCGATCCCCTCCGGCGTCGCGCTCTTCTTGATCCTCGGCTTCATCGGCGATCTCTTCCGCGGGAGCCGCGCCGCGTTCCTCGTCACGTTCGGCGTCACCGTGGGCGCGGTCCTCTGCGTCTCGTTCTACCCCGCGCTCGCGAACCAGCTCTCGCCGAAGGAGATCTTCGAGAGCTACCAGCGCGTGCACAAGACCAACGAGCCGCTCGCGCTCTTCGGCGTCGGCGGGCGCACGGCGGCGTACTACGCCGGCGGACAGCCGATCGTCTTGAAGGACACCGCGAGCGCGTACGAGTGGCTCGCGGCGGCGGAGCCGGGGACGCGCCGCTTCGCCGCGGTGCGCGCGGACGAGCTCGGGCGGCTCAATCGCACGTACCGCGAGCGGACCGGCACCGGCCAGAACCTGCCCGTGCTCGACGCGAGGTCGAGCCAGATCATCCTCGTCGCGTCGTCGCTCGCGGAGGGAGAGAAGAACCAGAACCCGCTCGGCCGCATCATCCTGTCCGCGCCGCCGGCGAAGGTGCAGCGGCGCCTCGACGCCAACCTCGAGGACAAGCTCGCGGTGCTCGGCTACGACATCGTCGACGCGAACGGCCGCATGGTCGAGTCGGTGTCGCCGGGCAAGAAGTACCACATGCGGACGTACCTCAAGGTCCTCCAGAACATCGGCCAGGAGTGGCAGATGTTCATCCACATCGACGGGTTCCATCGCCGCCACAACGGCGACCACGTCGTCTGCGAGGGCAAGTACCCGATGACGCAATGGCTGAAGGACGATCTCCTCATGGACGATCACGAGTTCAGCCTCGAGCCGAACTTCAGCCCCGGTCCCTACACGGTGTACTTCGGCTTCTTCATCGGCGAGACGCGCCTCAAGACGAAGACCGGCGGCGACAACGAGAACCGCGTGAACGGCGGCACGCTCCGGGTGCAGTGA
- the era gene encoding GTPase Era: MAAKKSKKAPFRAGTIALVGRPNVGKSTLLNAILGERLAIVSHHPQTTRDRIAGILTTDDAQFVFQDTPGLHAAKSRLGKRMNDVATGTAEACDVIVLVVDVSAAANAEVRPEDTKVVASLPKDRPVVLVVNKIDRVAEKAKLIEVLASFGAMRDFAAVVPISAKKRDGVDRLLKEIAAQLPEGAALYPPDELSDKPVRFFVAELVREQVLLRTREEVPHGVAVTIDAYEEPSPKRKTAKVVTKIKLTVHVAKDSHKGIIIGQGGQMLAAIGTAARRRAEGLVGSQVHLDIKVKATPGWFDDDARLLDLGYADPKRASV; the protein is encoded by the coding sequence ATGGCCGCGAAGAAGTCGAAGAAGGCGCCGTTCCGTGCGGGGACGATCGCGCTCGTCGGGCGGCCGAACGTCGGCAAGAGCACGCTGTTGAACGCGATCCTGGGCGAGCGCCTCGCGATCGTGAGCCACCACCCGCAGACGACGCGCGATCGCATCGCCGGGATCCTGACGACCGACGACGCGCAGTTCGTCTTCCAGGACACACCCGGGCTCCACGCCGCGAAGAGCCGGCTCGGCAAGCGCATGAACGACGTCGCGACCGGCACCGCGGAGGCCTGCGACGTGATCGTGCTCGTCGTCGACGTCAGCGCCGCCGCGAACGCCGAGGTCCGCCCCGAGGACACGAAGGTCGTCGCGTCGCTGCCGAAGGACCGCCCCGTCGTCCTCGTCGTCAACAAGATCGACCGCGTCGCCGAGAAGGCGAAGCTCATCGAGGTGCTCGCCTCGTTCGGGGCGATGCGCGACTTCGCCGCGGTGGTGCCGATCAGCGCGAAGAAGCGCGACGGCGTCGATCGCCTCCTCAAGGAGATCGCGGCCCAGCTCCCGGAGGGCGCGGCGCTCTACCCGCCCGACGAGCTCTCGGACAAGCCGGTTCGCTTCTTCGTCGCCGAGCTCGTGCGCGAGCAGGTCCTGCTCCGCACGCGCGAAGAGGTCCCGCACGGCGTCGCGGTGACGATCGACGCCTACGAAGAGCCGAGCCCGAAGCGGAAGACGGCGAAGGTCGTGACGAAGATCAAGCTCACCGTCCACGTCGCGAAGGACTCGCACAAAGGGATCATCATCGGTCAAGGCGGGCAGATGCTCGCCGCGATCGGGACCGCCGCGCGCCGGCGCGCCGAGGGGCTCGTCGGCAGTCAGGTCCATCTCGACATCAAGGTGAAGGCGACGCCGGGCTGGTTCGACGACGACGCACGCCTCCTCGACCTCGGCTACGCCGATCCGAAACGAGCCTCCGTATGA
- the der gene encoding ribosome biogenesis GTPase Der: MTKHRPARISRVMPAGSHGLPLVAVVGRPNVGKSTLFNRLARRRLAIVHDQPGVTRDRHYVDASAFGRDYTLIDTGGYDPDDKDPMKTGIARHVEAAIKEADVIVFISDATVPLTSADRVAVKLLRKSNKPVLYAANKADSPKLDADAFEIYRLGIEKVFPVSALHGRGIGDLEAAIVDALPPPRAEEEDPERLPRITIAGKPNAGKSSMTNRILGEDRMLVDTRPGTTRDAIDSLVERGGKKYIFVDTAGVRRKGKVTKAADAIEAASVTAAIQAMERSSVVVLLCDAKDGVAEQDAKILGLANDRARGMIIALNKIDLLSKAELAKAEEDARDKISFASFVPVVLVSAKTGRGVAGLFGEIDKVAASFHGRVSTGELNRFFEQVLQTRPPPTSGGRAPRLYYITQAESSPPLFVVIASNPEAVHFSYQRFVVNQLRKHFGFEGVPIKVVYKEKRRGRKAAAEEPADE, encoded by the coding sequence ATGACGAAGCATCGCCCCGCCCGTATCTCTCGCGTCATGCCCGCCGGCTCGCACGGGCTGCCGCTCGTCGCCGTCGTCGGCCGTCCGAACGTCGGCAAATCGACGCTGTTCAACCGCCTCGCGCGGCGCCGCCTCGCGATCGTGCACGATCAACCCGGCGTCACGCGCGATCGCCACTACGTCGACGCGTCCGCGTTCGGCCGCGACTACACCCTCATCGACACCGGCGGCTACGACCCCGACGACAAGGACCCGATGAAGACCGGCATCGCGCGCCACGTCGAGGCCGCGATCAAGGAGGCCGACGTCATCGTGTTCATCAGCGACGCGACGGTGCCGCTCACGAGCGCGGACCGCGTCGCGGTGAAGCTCCTGCGGAAGTCGAACAAGCCGGTCCTCTACGCCGCGAACAAGGCCGACTCGCCGAAGCTCGACGCCGACGCCTTCGAGATCTACCGCCTCGGGATCGAGAAGGTCTTCCCCGTGAGCGCGCTCCACGGCCGCGGGATCGGCGACCTCGAGGCCGCGATCGTCGACGCGCTGCCGCCGCCGCGAGCGGAGGAGGAAGACCCCGAGCGCCTCCCGCGCATCACGATCGCGGGCAAGCCGAACGCCGGCAAGTCGAGCATGACGAACCGCATCCTCGGCGAGGACCGGATGCTCGTCGACACGCGGCCGGGGACGACGCGCGACGCGATCGACTCGCTCGTCGAGCGCGGCGGCAAGAAGTACATCTTCGTCGACACCGCCGGCGTGCGCCGCAAGGGCAAGGTGACGAAGGCCGCGGACGCGATCGAGGCCGCGAGCGTCACCGCCGCGATCCAGGCGATGGAGCGATCGAGCGTCGTCGTCCTCCTCTGCGACGCGAAGGATGGCGTCGCCGAGCAGGACGCGAAGATCCTCGGCCTCGCGAACGACCGCGCGCGCGGGATGATCATCGCGCTCAACAAGATCGACCTCCTCTCGAAGGCCGAGCTCGCGAAGGCGGAGGAGGACGCGCGCGACAAGATCTCCTTCGCGTCGTTCGTGCCGGTCGTCCTCGTGAGCGCGAAGACGGGCCGCGGCGTCGCCGGGCTCTTCGGCGAGATCGACAAGGTCGCCGCGTCGTTCCACGGCCGCGTGAGCACCGGCGAGCTCAATCGCTTCTTCGAGCAGGTGCTCCAGACCCGGCCGCCGCCCACGAGCGGAGGCCGCGCGCCGCGCCTCTACTACATCACGCAGGCGGAGAGCTCCCCTCCCCTCTTCGTCGTCATCGCCTCGAACCCCGAGGCGGTGCATTTTTCGTATCAGCGCTTCGTCGTGAACCAGCTCCGCAAGCACTTCGGCTTCGAAGGCGTCCCGATCAAGGTCGTCTACAAGGAGAAGCGCCGCGGGCGGAAGGCGGCGGCGGAAGAGCCCGCCGACGAGTAG
- a CDS encoding AarF/ABC1/UbiB kinase family protein: protein MTATRERGPIAIDALASGFRKRTLVTASLAGKVGVAMAKRTLRGRAAEDAPSNGDALRAAKELALSLGAMKGLVMKIGQMASYLPGALPDEAQRVLSQLQADTVAMSWDRIAETIREELGAAPESLFDDFDPKPFAAASIGQVHRARFQGRAVAVKVQYPGIEDVLRSDLSTIGAFARMSTLGLPLDGGALADELRSRIVEECDYALEAKNQRALAALFARDADVRVPAVVAERSSRRVLTTELVVAQRFGDFVASAPQAAKDRAGEILFRTSWDGLFRHGVFNGDPHPGNYLFDPDGAVTLLDFGCVRRFDRAFIETWKDFARGALAGDRAGFDERFRRLGMVGRERSFDYEAQWNITQYLYQPFLQRSPFFTYGDEYVKKSYGVIIFDNPNQRRSAMPPEWLLLNRLQWGMNAVLAKLGATAPWPDHFSAAAHAPFEGLEG from the coding sequence ATGACAGCGACGAGAGAGCGGGGCCCGATCGCGATCGACGCCCTCGCGAGCGGTTTCCGGAAGCGCACGCTCGTCACCGCGTCGCTCGCCGGCAAGGTCGGCGTCGCGATGGCGAAGCGCACGCTGCGCGGTCGCGCCGCCGAGGACGCGCCGTCGAACGGCGACGCGCTCCGGGCGGCGAAGGAGCTCGCGCTCTCGCTCGGCGCGATGAAGGGCCTCGTCATGAAGATCGGGCAGATGGCGAGCTACCTCCCCGGCGCGCTGCCGGACGAGGCGCAGCGCGTCCTCTCGCAGCTGCAGGCCGACACCGTCGCGATGAGCTGGGACCGCATCGCCGAGACGATCCGCGAGGAGCTCGGCGCCGCGCCGGAGTCGCTCTTCGACGACTTCGATCCGAAGCCGTTCGCGGCCGCGTCGATCGGGCAGGTGCACCGCGCTCGCTTCCAGGGCCGCGCGGTCGCGGTGAAGGTGCAGTACCCCGGGATCGAGGACGTGCTCCGGAGCGATCTCTCCACGATCGGCGCCTTCGCGCGCATGTCGACGCTCGGCCTGCCGCTCGACGGCGGCGCGCTCGCCGACGAGCTCCGCTCCCGCATCGTCGAAGAGTGCGACTACGCGCTCGAGGCGAAGAACCAGCGCGCGCTCGCGGCGCTCTTCGCGCGCGACGCGGACGTGCGCGTGCCCGCCGTCGTCGCCGAGCGCTCCTCGCGCCGCGTCCTCACGACCGAGCTCGTCGTCGCGCAGCGCTTCGGGGACTTCGTCGCGTCCGCGCCGCAGGCGGCGAAGGACCGCGCCGGTGAGATCCTCTTCCGGACGTCCTGGGACGGTCTCTTCCGCCACGGTGTCTTCAACGGCGATCCACACCCCGGCAACTACCTGTTCGATCCGGACGGCGCGGTGACGCTCCTCGACTTCGGCTGCGTGCGCCGCTTCGATCGCGCGTTCATCGAGACGTGGAAGGACTTCGCGCGCGGCGCGCTCGCCGGCGATCGCGCCGGCTTCGACGAGCGGTTCCGCCGCCTCGGCATGGTCGGTCGCGAGCGCAGCTTCGACTACGAGGCGCAGTGGAACATCACGCAGTACCTCTATCAGCCGTTCCTCCAGCGGAGCCCGTTCTTCACGTACGGCGACGAGTACGTGAAGAAGAGCTACGGGGTCATCATCTTCGACAACCCGAACCAGCGCCGCTCCGCGATGCCGCCGGAGTGGCTGCTCTTGAACCGCCTGCAGTGGGGGATGAACGCGGTCCTCGCGAAGCTCGGCGCCACCGCGCCGTGGCCGGACCACTTCTCCGCCGCCGCGCACGCGCCGTTCGAGGGGCTCGAAGGGTGA
- a CDS encoding ArsA family ATPase gives MSLSTLVDQRRVIITAGAGGVGKTTTAAALGVAAAQRGKRVLCLTIDPAKRLAESLGIGEMTSEAVTVDPARFERAGIPMKGSLTAMMLDTKRTFDELVTKYSSSPEKAEKLLGNKLYRYVSTSLAGTQEYMAMEKLVSVKDDPRYDLVILDTPPTANALDFLDAPERLMEALDSATMKWFIEAFQSTGKLSLNILAKGASAVLKGIAKITGGGFLEAMAEFIAELNDLFGGFKERALRVQKALRGDDVAFVLVTSPSPPAIKEVLYFAERLAEAEMPRGALVVNRFHLPPAGAATLSREDAARAIAEHGLQLDEDAPERIVQAHGDQVKLAALDASHVRALEGATQGTPIVRVAELETDVHDLVLLGQLADVLMGGGSGGDGAPARDGGV, from the coding sequence ATGTCGCTCTCGACGTTGGTCGACCAACGCCGCGTCATCATCACGGCCGGCGCCGGTGGGGTGGGGAAGACCACGACGGCGGCCGCGCTCGGCGTCGCGGCGGCGCAGCGCGGCAAGCGCGTGCTCTGCCTCACCATCGATCCCGCCAAGAGGCTCGCGGAGAGCCTCGGGATCGGGGAGATGACGAGCGAGGCGGTGACGGTCGACCCCGCGCGGTTCGAGCGGGCGGGGATCCCGATGAAGGGGTCGCTCACCGCGATGATGCTCGACACGAAGCGCACCTTCGACGAGCTCGTCACGAAGTACTCGTCGTCGCCGGAGAAGGCCGAGAAGCTCCTCGGGAACAAGCTCTATCGCTACGTCTCGACCTCGCTCGCGGGGACGCAGGAGTACATGGCGATGGAGAAGCTCGTCTCGGTGAAGGACGATCCTCGCTACGACCTCGTCATCCTCGACACGCCGCCGACCGCGAACGCGCTCGACTTCCTCGACGCGCCGGAGCGGCTCATGGAGGCGCTCGACTCCGCGACGATGAAGTGGTTCATCGAGGCGTTCCAATCGACGGGGAAGCTCTCGCTCAACATCCTCGCCAAGGGCGCGTCGGCGGTGCTCAAGGGCATCGCGAAGATCACCGGCGGCGGGTTCCTCGAGGCGATGGCGGAGTTCATCGCCGAGCTGAACGACCTGTTCGGCGGCTTCAAGGAGCGCGCGCTGCGCGTGCAGAAGGCGCTGCGCGGAGACGACGTCGCGTTCGTCCTCGTCACGAGCCCGTCGCCGCCCGCGATCAAGGAGGTCCTCTACTTCGCCGAGCGCCTCGCCGAGGCGGAGATGCCGCGCGGTGCGCTGGTGGTGAACCGCTTCCACCTCCCGCCCGCTGGCGCGGCGACGCTCTCGCGAGAGGACGCCGCGCGCGCGATCGCGGAGCACGGCCTCCAGCTCGACGAGGACGCGCCGGAGCGCATCGTGCAGGCGCACGGCGATCAGGTGAAGCTCGCCGCGCTCGACGCGTCGCACGTCCGCGCCCTCGAAGGCGCGACGCAAGGGACGCCGATCGTGCGCGTCGCCGAGCTCGAGACCGACGTCCACGACCTCGTCCTCCTCGGCCAGCTCGCCGACGTGCTCATGGGCGGCGGGAGCGGCGGGGACGGAGCTCCCGCGCGAGACGGCGGCGTGTGA
- the dnaB gene encoding replicative DNA helicase produces MLDPSAMDKVIELKPEHFYSEAHRRIFEACLELKQVGSPVDVVQVSSFLKDRQRLAQVGGMPYLGQILDSAPVVANVAAYARTIHEKYRIRQLILACQRVAAQGYGDYGDPQAFIDGAEQAVYNLARTSSKQSVEKLLDVMKKAFAKLNEAVARGDRITGVSTGFERFDRQTSGLHEGDLTILAARPGMGKTSFVLNIATNAAKPRHNELAGDDKEKWDTPGVGVAVFSLEMPREQLANRMVCSEARVDVSKMRTGFLGPQDWNKLTQAASMLGSLPIWIDDSPGLTLLDLRSKVRRLQSEFDVRDENGKKVRKVGLVIIDYLQLMKGRDGVASREQEISEISRGLKALAKELELPVVALSQLNRAVEQRSEKSKRPMISDLRESGAIEQDADNIVFIYRDDYYNADSPEANVAEIIVAKQRNGPTGTVKVRFDKQWTRFDNLAEGEYDDGPNE; encoded by the coding sequence ATGCTCGACCCGAGCGCGATGGACAAGGTCATCGAGCTGAAGCCGGAGCACTTCTACTCGGAGGCGCACCGGCGCATCTTCGAGGCGTGCCTCGAGCTCAAGCAGGTCGGCTCGCCCGTCGACGTCGTGCAGGTCAGCAGCTTCCTCAAAGATCGGCAGCGCCTCGCGCAGGTCGGCGGCATGCCGTACCTCGGGCAGATCCTCGACTCCGCGCCCGTCGTCGCGAACGTCGCCGCGTACGCGCGCACCATCCACGAGAAGTACCGCATCCGTCAGCTCATCCTCGCCTGCCAGCGTGTCGCGGCGCAGGGCTACGGCGACTACGGCGATCCGCAGGCGTTCATCGACGGCGCGGAGCAGGCGGTCTACAACCTCGCGCGCACGTCGTCGAAGCAGAGCGTCGAGAAGCTGCTCGACGTCATGAAGAAGGCGTTCGCGAAGCTCAACGAAGCCGTCGCGCGCGGCGACCGCATCACCGGCGTCTCGACCGGCTTCGAGCGCTTCGATCGCCAGACTTCGGGCCTGCACGAGGGCGACCTCACGATCCTCGCCGCGCGCCCCGGCATGGGCAAGACGAGCTTCGTCCTCAACATCGCGACGAACGCCGCGAAGCCGCGCCACAACGAGCTCGCCGGCGACGACAAGGAGAAGTGGGACACGCCGGGCGTCGGCGTCGCCGTGTTCTCCCTCGAGATGCCGCGCGAGCAGCTCGCGAATCGTATGGTCTGCTCCGAGGCGCGCGTCGACGTGAGCAAGATGCGCACGGGCTTCCTCGGGCCGCAGGACTGGAACAAGCTCACCCAGGCGGCGAGCATGCTCGGCTCGCTGCCGATCTGGATCGACGACTCGCCGGGCCTCACCCTCCTCGACCTGCGCTCGAAGGTGCGGCGCCTCCAGTCCGAGTTCGACGTGCGCGACGAGAACGGCAAGAAGGTGCGCAAGGTCGGCCTCGTCATCATCGACTACCTCCAGCTGATGAAGGGCCGCGACGGCGTGGCCTCGCGCGAGCAGGAGATCAGCGAGATCTCCCGCGGCCTCAAGGCGCTCGCGAAGGAGCTCGAGCTCCCCGTCGTCGCCCTCTCTCAGCTCAACCGCGCGGTCGAGCAGCGCTCGGAGAAGTCGAAGCGCCCGATGATCTCCGACCTCCGCGAGTCCGGCGCGATCGAGCAGGACGCCGACAACATCGTCTTCATCTACCGCGACGACTACTACAACGCCGACTCTCCCGAGGCGAACGTCGCCGAGATCATCGTCGCGAAGCAGCGCAACGGCCCCACCGGAACGGTGAAGGTCCGCTTCGACAAGCAATGGACCCGCTTCGACAACCTCGCCGAAGGCGAATACGACGACGGCCCGAACGAGTAG
- the rplI gene encoding 50S ribosomal protein L9 — translation MATTLQVILNSDVPNLGTSGELVKVRPGFARNYLLPRKLAVPATTAQVNRLNHEKAVALAKAEKNKKAMQELATKLNGLVIKLARPVGEDDKLFGSVTAKEIETEVKKAGFELDRKKMQLAEPLKTIGTHEIPVKLMTDVTATLKVEVVKK, via the coding sequence ATGGCCACCACGCTTCAAGTGATCCTGAACAGCGACGTGCCGAACCTCGGTACGTCGGGCGAGCTCGTGAAGGTCCGTCCGGGCTTCGCGCGCAACTACCTCCTCCCGCGCAAGCTCGCCGTCCCCGCGACGACCGCGCAGGTGAACCGCCTCAACCACGAGAAGGCGGTCGCCCTCGCGAAGGCGGAGAAGAACAAGAAGGCGATGCAGGAGCTCGCGACGAAGCTGAACGGCCTCGTCATCAAGCTCGCGCGCCCCGTCGGCGAGGACGACAAGCTCTTCGGCTCCGTCACGGCGAAGGAGATCGAGACCGAGGTCAAGAAGGCCGGCTTCGAGCTCGATCGCAAGAAGATGCAGCTCGCCGAGCCGCTCAAGACGATCGGAACGCACGAGATCCCGGTCAAGCTCATGACCGACGTGACCGCGACCCTCAAGGTCGAAGTCGTCAAGAAGTAG
- the rpsR gene encoding 30S ribosomal protein S18 produces the protein MAMMDDDKDFGRTPDLNADAPGRRRGGKKRVCKFCADKTAVIDYKDPQAMKYFISERGKVTPRRISGNCALHQRKVTLAIKRARNIALLPFTVTSA, from the coding sequence ATGGCAATGATGGATGACGACAAGGACTTCGGCCGGACGCCGGACCTCAACGCCGATGCGCCGGGCCGGCGCCGCGGCGGCAAGAAGCGTGTTTGCAAGTTCTGCGCGGATAAGACCGCGGTGATCGACTACAAGGACCCGCAGGCGATGAAGTACTTCATCTCCGAGCGCGGCAAGGTCACGCCGCGTCGCATCAGCGGCAACTGCGCCCTCCACCAGCGCAAGGTCACGCTCGCGATCAAGCGCGCGCGCAACATCGCGCTCCTGCCCTTCACCGTTACGAGCGCTTAG
- the rpsF gene encoding 30S ribosomal protein S6: MPEAQALKSKEYETIYILRSDVDADTADKVQGRVAEVVARDNGKLVKVESWGRRKLAYPVGKQKKGVYIYVKYVGKGGLVQELERNLKLQDSVLKFQTVLTNKDVDVASVAVDPEEVKFQRLELPAEEEEKESREKALGLVDFGDGPRSMRGERSEDDYGDDIPGEEAGAEEPAAATGAKEGGEEEG; this comes from the coding sequence ATGCCCGAAGCACAGGCACTGAAGTCCAAAGAATACGAGACGATCTACATCCTCCGCTCCGACGTCGACGCCGACACGGCGGACAAGGTGCAGGGCCGCGTGGCCGAGGTCGTCGCGCGCGACAACGGCAAGCTCGTCAAGGTCGAGTCCTGGGGTCGCCGGAAGCTGGCCTATCCGGTCGGCAAGCAGAAGAAGGGCGTCTACATCTACGTGAAGTACGTGGGTAAGGGCGGCCTCGTGCAGGAGCTCGAGCGCAACCTCAAGCTCCAGGACTCCGTCCTCAAGTTCCAGACGGTCCTCACGAACAAGGACGTCGACGTCGCGAGCGTCGCGGTCGATCCGGAAGAGGTGAAGTTCCAGCGCCTCGAGCTCCCGGCGGAGGAAGAGGAGAAGGAGTCGCGCGAGAAGGCCCTCGGCCTCGTCGACTTCGGCGACGGTCCGCGCTCGATGCGCGGCGAGCGCTCGGAGGACGACTACGGCGACGACATCCCCGGCGAAGAGGCTGGCGCCGAAGAGCCGGCGGCGGCGACCGGCGCGAAGGAGGGCGGCGAAGAGGAGGGCTGA